One genomic segment of Drosophila willistoni isolate 14030-0811.24 chromosome 2R unlocalized genomic scaffold, UCI_dwil_1.1 Seg200, whole genome shotgun sequence includes these proteins:
- the LOC6643502 gene encoding alcohol dehydrogenase-related 31 kDa protein encodes MYDLMGKHICYVADCGGIALEACKVLMTKNIAKLAILHSVENPQAIAQLQSINPNTQIFFWTYDVTMAREEMKKYFDEVIVQMDYIDVLINGATLCDERNIDATINTNLTGMMNTCATVLPYMDRQMDGKGGLIVNVTSVIGLDPSPVFCAYSASKFGVIGFTRSLADPLYYSQNGVAVMAVCCGPTKTFVDRELNAFLAYGQSFADRLRRAPCQSTRICGQNIVNAIERGENGQIWIADKGGLELVKLHWYWHMADQFVHYMQSADEEEGEE; translated from the exons ATGTACGATTTAATGGGAAAACATATTTGCTATGTGGCCGATTGCGGTGGCATTGCTCTGGAGGCCTGTAAAGTTCTTATGACCAAGAACATAGCC AAACTGGCCATACTTCACAGCGTTGAGAATCCTCAGGCAATTGCTCAATTGCAGTCGATAAATCCAAATACACAGATCTTTTTCTGGACCTACGATGTGACCATGGCCCGCGAGGAGAtgaaaaaatatttcgatGAGGTCATCGTTCAAATGGATTACATCGATGTCCTGATCAATGGGGCGACATTGTGCGATGAGCGAAATATTGATGCAACAATTAATACAAATCTAACGGGCATGATGAACACTTGTGCCACCGTTTTACCCTATATGGACAGACAGATGGATGGCAAAGGTGGTCTAATTGTGAATGTCACCTCAGTGATTGGATTGGATCCATCGCCAGTTTTCTGTGCGTATAGCGCTTCGAAATTTGGTGTTATTGGATTCACACGAAGTCTTGCG GATCCACTGTACTACAGTCAAAATGGTGTGGCAGTTATGGCCGTTTGTTGTGGTCCGACCAAAACATTTGTCGATCGTGAATTGAACGCCTTTCTGGCCTATGGTCAATCATTTGCGGATCGCTTGCGTCGTGCCCCATGCCAATCGACACGAATTTGTGGCCAAAATATTGTCAATGCCATTGAAAGAGGTGAGAATGGTCAGATTTGGATAGCTGATAAGGGTGGACTGGAATTGGTTAAATTACATTGGTATTGGCATATGGCCGATCAGTTCGTACACTATATGCAAAGTGCCGACGAAGAGGAAGGAGAGGAGTGA
- the LOC6643501 gene encoding alcohol dehydrogenase produces the protein MALTNKNIIFVAGLGGIGLDTSRELVKRDLKNLVILDRIDNPAAIAELKAINPKVTVTFYPYDVTTPLTETTKLLKTIFAQLKTVDVLINGAGILDDHQIERTIAVNFTGLVNTTTAILDFWDKRKGGPGGVICNIGSVTGFNAIYQVPVYSASKAAVVSFTQSIAKLANVTGVTAFTVNPGITKTTLVHKFNSWLDVETRVAEKLLEHPTQTTLACAQNFVKAIELNKNGAIWKLDLGTLEPIEWTKHWDSGI, from the exons ATGGCTCTCACCAACAAGAACATCATCTTTGTGGCCGGTCTGGGCGGCATTGGTCTGGACACCAGTCGCGAATTGGTCAAACGGGATCTCAAG AACTTGGTGATCCTGGATCGTATTGACAATCCTGCTGCCATTGCTGAACTGAAGGCAATCAATCCCAAAGTGACAGTTACCTTCTATCCCTATGATGTTACCACACCCTTGACAGAGACTACCAAATTGTTGAAGACCATTTTCGCCCAATTGAAGACTGTCGATGTCCTGATCAATGGAGCTGGCATTTTGGATGATCATCAGATTGAGCGTACCATTGCTGTGAACTTCACTGGTTTGGTCAATACCACCACAGCCATTTTGGACTTCTGGGACAAGCGTAAGGGTGGACCAGGTGGTGTCATCTGCAACATTGGCTCTGTGACCGGTTTCAATGCCATCTACCAGGTCCCTGTCTATTCCGCATCCAAAGCAGCTGTTGTTAGCTTCACTCAATCCATTGCCAAATTGGCCAATGTTACGGGTGTGACTGCATTTACCGTGAATCCTGGTATTACCAAGACTACATTGGTCCACAAATTCAACTCCTGGTTGGATGTGGAGACCCGTGTGGCCGAGAAATTGCTTGAGCATCCCACCCAAACAACTTTGGCCTGCGCCCAGAACTTTGTTAAGGCCATTGAATTGAACAAGAACGGTGCCATCTGGAAATTGGATTTGGGCACATTGGAACCCATCGAATGGACCAAGCACTGGGATTCgggcatttaa